The sequence attaaattttttctgggattaataaaatttgaaatcttgcttaatattcctggttggtctattagatttgtttttgaattagaaaaccctgTTTTCTGTATCTCAGCAAACTTATtctgattaaatataatattcaaattatactcttggttttcttcagattcatcaatctgactattttgatttgaaattgttacttctgtcattttaacagatgatagaacttcttaatttttttaaggctattaaaagcctttttgttgaatctatctgttctaataaattttgaaaatcttcgaaactatcaattgaagattgacaatttttaagatgtttcaaattgttttcacaattttctatatcaaaatttatatttttagaatataaattaaagatattcatttttgtattttcatacattttccatttagtaaaaattgttattttattattttatttttgttgatcggatttcgataacaaaatttgttcttattcataacatattgttatgtcttcaatttcatcgttttcagaaatttgaattatcattttccagttgcttgaaaaatgttcttttttatgatttttgaaataaaaggtttggagatcttttattttatttcataattgatctatttgacgtaaatattttagtaagattattttaacaaataaattttaatctcaatatctaaagttaatccagtcattaataatctgctttatttaaccgctctgataccaggttgcggaattcttatgaatttctcATTCATGTTCTATGATATTTTACAGATCTATGAATTTCTCATTCAtgttttacagatctgattcatttataacagataaatgttttccgattaatttggttccattcataggttattattacaaattttagttgataaattgattcaaatatggttaaatcagaagtattcaaacgatattcatgaaatgtatcatattcatgatcatcttctatttcaagccaatttttttattattaatcttccatttcttataaaggatgatgacatgattaatgtattttgactatttctttaaattaagggctgcaggagaTTTGGGAATGTTACCTTGATTGAATGagtcttggttttgagcagaggccaaatccttgctcTCTCTTAaggatcacttgatcaactggtactttCTTTATAGATTtccaggtttactctaaccatgaatcttcaatggttggcttccaaccttatcctccttacgccctgcttgtttagttattagtcATAAGGcttaattttgtttctgattttatgcttcttaatgtaatttccagaataagttaataatcctaaaaatcttcttaattgatctttatccttgatttcactaggaaaatcatgaattttcttaagtatatgctgttgtaaacaatgttttccatcttctatttgtaatcctaaataatttatttttgttttaaacaattgtgctttcttttcagaaagtataattccatctttatgacaaatatctaatactgtcatgaggtctttataatgttgatctagtgtttttgaataaattaatatgtcatctatataaacacaacaaaaatctacatatgatttaaaaaattcatccatatatctttgaaagatacctggtgcttgtttaagtccgaaaggtaatacagtccattgatactgtccttttggacaactgaatgatgtaagtaattgtgtttgtggttctagctgaatttgccagaatctTGATTTACAATataaactggaaaaatatttcattcctcctatataagatagtaaatcattcttgtttgggatgtaatatccatccataattgttgcattattcattttttCGATAATTAATTACCATTATTTTCTTATCAgtgtctttcttactgacataaaaggctggtgaagagtgtggactcttgcttgggatgattatcttaagttttagtaattcttgaacctctttttcgaatatttttacatcatccatgttgcatcttcttggtgcttcacagattatgatattagggtctttaagttttattgaagcaatgaattgttttcttttcttaattttgtcctgaggattttcagaacaaatatcatgaaatttcttcatgatttatttttcatgattaattgttaaaatattttctatttttagttctattggatttgtatttcgtttatgaaaattctttgtaaatccttcatttcctacacgaaatgctgttcgtattttaggaatataaatcattaatgatcctttgtttaaagttatgtgattttcaaattgtgtaaaaggaagatattctcttaaaaagttatttcctattataatgtccattcctgattctatttggtatataatgggtattacaaattttgtttcctcaatttctatttttaatttttctgctactatatcaagcatgattattgatccatctcctattcgaacttttaatcctttatcatatttcttccaataatgatttggaagtatatgtttgcttcctaaacacatacttgctcctgtatcaacataagcatgtatatgatatggtttatgttttttgattttaatttgaatttttatatatatactatttggattagttgtgtttttattatccattctctcattttttttaaagaattttaagagATAAAGGTATAATTGGTATTTATAAGcaaaagtttctctctccagggagttgaaagtaagttttatttatgtagagatttataaataagttataaattGGTTTAGAAAGTGATTGGCAATTAACCCTTAAAATGaactattttttaattttttgtaatctaaaaatataataaatttttgataaaaaaattaaatatgttatTTTGTACTAATTTCCTTTGTACTcaagaagtgattaatttatatacTACAAAGAGTCAAAgacatggaaaaaaaaaatcaaaagtgagcaatattaaaaaaaatgaaagactGAAATCATTTACATATTATTGCGAACATTCTTTGAATGTGTATGATGCCTGGGTCTATGCTGCACTTTCGAGGCACTGTCCGAAGGACAATTCAATGGACTCGATCTCTTGCAAATTAATTGATTTGATTTGCAAGAGTGATTGGGTCCGTTTAGGGGGTGGAGCTAGGATATTAGGTCAGTGTAGGCGACAATGTACaccaaaaaatataaaattttatataaaaaaatataggcTTATgcaataaaatatcaaaaacaaaCCAACAAAAATTATAATTCTAGACTTCTagtgttaaaaaaataaatataaattaattataatacaCTATGCatcaaaccaaatttttttaataacacACTAAGTTACTAAAATTACTGTTGAAAGCCCATAATCATTGCCAAACTCTACTAATTACattattaattgaaattcaCATCTATTTTAATCAATTTAGGGGGTGtattggttgtatatttttaatgacttttatggaGTTTAAAAGTCTAGAAGTATTCAATTTAGACTTTTATATATATTCCATAAAAGTTTAGTGGTATTCAAGATGAACATTTGTAGAATTTTAAAAAGTCATGTGATATTCaaacttgacttttaaaaactctataaaAGTCTAGAGGTATTCAAAATGTCAATGAACTTTTAAAAACTCCATGGAATTTTATTAAGTACAATAATTAAAGCCAAATGTACAACAATAAAATGTCCATAATTATCTTTGGTTGAACCTAAAGATTTGGATGGACATTttcacacttttttttttatttctattaaaATAGTCTATACACTAGCCGCATAAATATTAACatattttttctatttctaAGAATCAATACAcccctttaaaataaaataaaataaaatttttatcattcataattttttgaattttaattacaaaatctcacgagaattaaaatcatattgattaaatttttaaataaaaacttattATACTACACGACAAAAAAacgtataatattttatttttatttttataattaattcattattaattatataaaatttgacgtgttaattattttttatatttttttaaatttgtagcttaatttttttataactcaaaatttacattttattcattttaatatgcatatgtatatacatatataataataaaaataataatatgtatatgtatatgatttatatatattgacTTGATATATTGACGTAGTTTTAAAAATGTATTAACAcaaatgtgtgtgtatatatatacatatattatataaataataagactatataaaactaaatatttttaaaatttatagattcatattaatttttttatttcaataattttaatactacttattgatttttgtaaatcaaattaataagtaaaaattatttatattatagataaaaatattttaaagaaatataattattttcaagAAAGATAAATTTATGTTATTGATACTCGAttaataatttcaataaataaatcaaaatcaaaatcatgaattacaAAACACATATGGTTctacaaaaaaaattacaaatgttaataaaattcatgaaaaaagTTTACAAATGTTAATAAAAGTCATGAAAAACAAATCTGCAAGATTCTGTGAAAGTCATTAAAAGTCTGTGAGATTCTATAAAATTCTGCAGAAATCTATCAACTCCACAAAAGTCTGTCATTTAAAAAAAGTCAATAAATCTCTGCAACGAATACACCCTTAATCAAGCTTGACATCAAGGGAATAATCGAATTTAGAAATTAGTTCAATCCATTTAATCAATTCAAGGCCAGGGAACTCAATCTGttttcaaatttatatataaatccaAAGTTCGAGTATTACTATTTTCGGAGGAAAAAAATCCATTTAATCAATTCAAGGTCTCAAGGGAACTCAAATCAAAGGAATAATCGAATGATTGAACTTCAAACAAGATTTTCAATTTGAAACCTAATATCTCATTAATCAtcgcaaataaaattaattgaCCACATATATTTTTACATACCTAATAAATATTAAGGATCTCGATCTTCGAAGAAACGAATATGAGAAATTGAGAATTCAAAATAGCTGTGGTCTGTGTGCGACGAAGCTTTCATCTGAATCTCGATTCCCACAATAGAAGATAGAAGACTTCAAAATTAAAAGACTCAATTCCCACATGGCAGTAGAAGACCAATTAAAAGAAAATTGATCTGAACCTGGGCAAGTGTGGCCGTGTGGGTtggcttcaattttttttttttaaaaaaaaaaaaaaaaattggctatACACTTCTACTAAATCTGCACCTAtatatactatttttttttgggCCTAGTATGGGCCTGGGCAAACTCCGCCCCTGGGTCCGTTGATGCTGACAGACATAGTAGTATCCCTGTGTCAACAAGGGCGGAACCACATATAGTGGTACCCGGGTTTTAGTTCGAGtggcccgaaaatttttttaaattttatatatattaattttgaaaaattttgtattaatttgatgtttgattcaaaaaattaaacaattcTAGAGGCTAAAATTTTAACCCCGGATAATTTAAAAATCCTGATTTCGCTATTGTCTGCCAAGATAGACAGAACCGTGTATGATATCCATCtcatttatgtgttataattttttaaataagtgCAGATTATGTATTTGTTAAGTACAGGTGACGtgatgtgaaaaaaaaaaacacacgtTTAAAACTTCACAAATCTCACTTCAATATATCTCACTGAATCCGAACAcattatatatttcatattcATTGCGTGCATCTTAAGATAATGAAAGCGTATCAAAGCAGTGGGACTTGCCAAACATTCTTAATCATACCCACTAATCTGTCATTAAGTTAGTTAATTACATGCAAAAACCAATTCTCGAAAAAGCGAAAAGCAGAATCGGACGCAAGACTGTCACCATCATCCTCCATTTCTTTAATCATTTTTATTCAGACAACAGTCGTTTTACCAGAGACTCTCCATTAAAATACAGCTAATTCACAGCCGAAAGTTTCCGCATCTATTATTACCCACTCATACTTTTCAGTGAACAACTTGGTTCCGAATTCAGTGTTCCGAGTGCCAAACCGCAAATCTCTCCAACCCATTTCTTCATTCTtcgtcttttcttttcttctgtgGAGTGGGTTTTGTTTAATCAGCTCAAAGAACGAGCCTTTCAGACGAAAATTAGTATGTACGCTAGGGATCCGTGGGGTGGGTCTCTGGAGATTGCGGCGGACTCGGCGACGGACGATGACCGGAGCAGAAACTTGAACGACTTCGACAGAGCGGCGCTGTCGCGGCCGCTGGACGAGACGCAGCAGAGCTGGCTGCTGGGTCCTGGGgagcagaagaagaagaggtATGTTGATTTGGGCTGCATTATTGTTAGCAGGAAGATCTTTTTGTGGACGGTGGGAGTTATTTTGGGTGTTGGATTGTTGGCTGGACTTATTTCCTTGATCGTTAAGACAGTGCCGCGGCACCACCACCACCCGCCGCCGCCGGATAATTACACCCTCGCCCTGCATAAGGCTCTCATGTTTTTTAATGCCCAGCGCTGTGAGTATACCATTTTCTTGTAAATTGTTTTGCTTTCTTCTGACAATTGGGTTTACTGAGTCTGATGAATTTCTGTGTGAAGAGAATAGGAGTGGATTTGATAGGTAGAAGCCGAGCCAGAAGTTTTCTAAGATATATATGTAATAAATTTACAAGAAAAGATATTGTTAACTTAATATTATCATATTTCCATTGATATTTTCACATTGGGACGGATGATTTGGGGGTGGACCTAGCGTGGGACGAGAAGGGCCAGTCTTGCACCCCTGGAACAAAATTTAGGTGTAATTTTcccaaaaaatatttgatttgtccTCCGAATATATTGAGTCATTCCACAAAACCCGGCTTGCCGTTTTTGAGCCAAGTCCTGGACGGTCCTCGAATGATTCAATGACGTGTTCTGTAAATCTATCATCTCAGTTAAATCCGACccgagtatatatatatatagagaagtCTAGTTTTGTATAATGCCGGTACAACGAGCTTTGCTGGCAACTATTTTGTATTTGTTCTCGCTTTGCAGAAATAATTTACATAAAAATCTTTGAATTATCGCTTCTGTAATTAATGGCTCAATGGTTTATTTCCAGCCGGAAAATTACCGAAGCACAATAATGTGTCGTGGAGGGGAAACTCGTGTGTAAATGATGGGAAGTCCGATTCCTCGACTATATTTAAAGATCTGGCCGGTGGCTACTATGATGCTGGGGATGCTATCAAGTTCAATTTCCCTCAATCTTTTGCCATGACTATGTTGAGTTGGAGTGTGATTGAATACGGTGCAAAGTATGAAGCTGCTGGAGAACTCAACCATGTCAAAGAAATTATCAAGTGGGGGACTGATTACTTCCTCAAGACTTTCAACTCCACCGCTGATACTATTGATCGAATTGTTGCACAGGTAGTAAATGCCACAATTTTTTCGGGCCGTATATAGACATATCATCCCGGACAATTTTTGCTCCCCGATACATTCTATAGTCTAAAGTTTTTCATACTTGGCAGGTTGGACAAGGGGATACATCTGGAGGGCCGACTCCTAATGACCATTATTGTTGGATGCGGCCCGAGGACATTGATTATGACAGACCCGTGACGGAATGCCATAGTTGCTCCGATCTTGCCGCGGAAATGGCTGCTGCTTTGGCTTCGGCATCCATTGTTTTCAAGGACAACAGAGCCTATTCACAAAAACTCGTTCATGGTGCCAAGGCTCTGTACAAGTTCTCTAGAGATCAACGTGGCAGATACAGTGCAGGAAACGAAGCGGCAACATTCTATAATTCCACGAGTTACTGGGATGAGTTTGTGTGGGGCGCCACTTGGATGTATTATGCTACAGGAAATGCATCATATCTTCAGCTTGCCACAACTCCTGGTCTTGCCAAGCATGCAGGTGCCTTTTGGGGAGGTCCTTATTATGGAGTTTTAAATTGGGACAATAAGCTTCCTGGAGCTCAAGTAAGTGGAATATAGATGGTACACCCTTCAGTTTTTATGATCAAACAATAGTACTAAACAATATTGAATGATGGTTGGTGATTGATCATTTTGATTCTATGTTTAGGTGCTTCTGAGTCGTTTGAGGTTATTCCTCAGCCCGGGATATCCATATGAAGAAATTTTGAAAACATTTCACAACCAGACTAGCATATTTATGTGCTCGTTCCTGCCATATTTTACGACGTTTAACAGGACAAGAGGTAATCATGTTGTCTGCTTCATTGCGACGTTTGGAGGTTGAGTATTTTATGTTATAGCTCAAGCGTTAAATCTTTACAttcttaatattaaaaaaaaaatctttacaTTCTTTGATAGTATAAAAATTTAGATGAGATGATAACTAATTTTAAAAGCTAGACATAAAAAACTCAAAGTTTGATTCTCATTGCCACCATTTTTGAAAAAGCTTTTCTAAATATTTGAGAAAATCTACTTGCATTAATATGATGTTATAATAGTTTAAGCCGTTGTACATTTATTTGAAATGGTATATGAGCCAGTCCAAGAAAGTTCTATGTTAAAGTATCATCACTGGTCGTATACTTGAAAAAGGTATTAAATAAAATGCTTCGGAAGAAAGAAAGTTGGCTAACACTAAAGGGCAAGTTGGAGGGTATAAAGATTAAATTTCACTACTCTAAAACAATTTAAGCTTTAATATGAAATGCAGATTCAATAATTTAGTTGTTTTATCCTTAAGCTAATATTTGTCACTTGAACAGGAGGAATGATCCAATTAAACCATGGAGCACCTCAGCCTCTTCAATATGTAGTCAATGCAGCTTTCCTTGCGACATTGTTTAGCGATTACATGAGAGCTGCTGATACACCTGGTTGGTACTGTGGACCTCATTTCTACTCGGCTGATGTCCTCCGAGAATTTGCGCAGACACAGGTACACATCTTGCACTTTCATTTGTCGGCTTCTTCAGAAATCATCGATAATATTCGACTATACCTAATTTTGGGTGCCCAATTTTCAGATGGATTACATTCTTGGCAGAAATCCCCAAAAAATGAGCTACATTGTGGGGTTTGGCAATCACTACCCGAAGCATGTCCACCATAGGGGTGCATCAATACCTAAAAACAAGATCAAGTATAACTGTAAAGGAGGATGGAAATGGAGGGACTCGAAAAAACCAAATCCGAATACCATTATCGGAGCCATGGTTGCTGGACCCGACAGGCATGATGGATTCCATGATGTGCGTTCTAATTACAACTATACAGAGCCGACACTTGCCGGCAACGCAGGCCTTGTTGCAGCTCTTGTTGCTCTATCTGGTGGCACAGACTTGGAAATTGACAAAAACACGATGTTCTCTGCCGTGCCACCCATGTTTCCGactccaccaccaccaccagcTCCTTGGAGGCCATGAGTCAGGttcatctttatttattttttgatggGTTTCTTGGAGAACTAATGTTGGATGTAGTTACATTCAAAAAGTTCATGACGGACAAACGATTGAAGAGCGACGTTCTTGACGAACTGGACTTGGTGCGAACTGGAATATTTAGACTAACCTGAAGAATTAGCCAGGGCCAACATGATCTTGTCTGAACTTGTGACTGTATGTATTTATCTATACAATGAAACAATGTTTCTCGCCATACACCAGAGTTTGAATATGAACGGTTGGCTCGTGTCTGGTTAGTGTTTTGTTTAACAGGTTCTCTTTGTCATATATGTAGAGCATTCGTCATTCATTGTCAATAGATGCATGACCCACTTCCATTTTCGAATTGAATGTTTTTATTCATTTCTTTCCTTTCTAAAATATCCCATTAGCAATTCAATGCAGCGGATGGAAAGGCCATGAGTAGTTCTTTGACATATGGTTTACTGATACGGCATTTTGTACTCGAATTTGGATGAGTAccgaaaatgactaaatctgtTCCATTATAAAATATAAGGAAATTGCATGCACGTTGCATGTGGATGACGGACAGTTGAAAATAGTTGGGGTAAAATTTATCTTgtgttttggtgataacaatcAATTGTTGGCTGTTAAGATAGTGCTCGCAATCTGTAAAAAGAATTTGTGAATTATTTCTTAACAAATTGATTTAGCTATTAGATGAACTTGCTGAAGGTCGAGCGGGATTCCCTTGAgattgtattatatattatcAAAACAAGCTGAATTTATTCAAAACAAGTCCAGTTGAACGGTCTCAAATATTTCTGAAGATATGTTAAAAGTTATAAGACTGATTGCATCCTCGAGTGAATGTATCAAGCTGAAGTTCAAGATTTATCATCAGCCAATATCAGCCAACACAGACAATCACTATACAATCATTCAACATTTGCTAATCGGGTTTGGATGCAGAGTTGACATTGATTAAGGTGGTGTTTGAGAGAAATTTTGGGAAACACTTTTCAGTTTTTCTTTAACAAAATTCTcaagattttcaaaattttattaatgaaAAGCTGAAAAGTGTTTCCTAGAAGCTTTACCAAACACTATCTAAATCCATTTTATTCTAAAATGGGagacttaggtagtgtttgcaacctctaaaaataagtgattatgaaatttgttaaaaaaatctccataatcacttgtttttagaggttgcaaacactaccttaagtAGTTGCAATCtcaaaaaataaatgattatggatatttttttaacaaatttgttATGAAAATTCcaataatcacttatttttagagattGCAAGCACTACCTAAAATTATCTGCACATTAAATTTTAAGGACTAGAATATAACTATTTCAAAACGGGCACATAAATATAATCACAGCTAAAAACATCAAGATCTTCCCGGAGTAATGCAAATTATTCACCAGATAGGCTCCAGCTTTCATTCAACACTAGCATCTTGACCtgccaagaaaaaaaaaaa comes from Henckelia pumila isolate YLH828 chromosome 4, ASM3356847v2, whole genome shotgun sequence and encodes:
- the LOC140860092 gene encoding endoglucanase 25-like → MYARDPWGGSLEIAADSATDDDRSRNLNDFDRAALSRPLDETQQSWLLGPGEQKKKRYVDLGCIIVSRKIFLWTVGVILGVGLLAGLISLIVKTVPRHHHHPPPPDNYTLALHKALMFFNAQRSGKLPKHNNVSWRGNSCVNDGKSDSSTIFKDLAGGYYDAGDAIKFNFPQSFAMTMLSWSVIEYGAKYEAAGELNHVKEIIKWGTDYFLKTFNSTADTIDRIVAQVGQGDTSGGPTPNDHYCWMRPEDIDYDRPVTECHSCSDLAAEMAAALASASIVFKDNRAYSQKLVHGAKALYKFSRDQRGRYSAGNEAATFYNSTSYWDEFVWGATWMYYATGNASYLQLATTPGLAKHAGAFWGGPYYGVLNWDNKLPGAQVLLSRLRLFLSPGYPYEEILKTFHNQTSIFMCSFLPYFTTFNRTRGGMIQLNHGAPQPLQYVVNAAFLATLFSDYMRAADTPGWYCGPHFYSADVLREFAQTQMDYILGRNPQKMSYIVGFGNHYPKHVHHRGASIPKNKIKYNCKGGWKWRDSKKPNPNTIIGAMVAGPDRHDGFHDVRSNYNYTEPTLAGNAGLVAALVALSGGTDLEIDKNTMFSAVPPMFPTPPPPPAPWRP